From Falco cherrug isolate bFalChe1 chromosome 4, bFalChe1.pri, whole genome shotgun sequence, one genomic window encodes:
- the OTUD1 gene encoding OTU domain-containing protein 1, with protein MQLYSSVITHYPAGGTAAAAAAASPSAAGVFKVSLSPGPPSAEAPSTADAAGPSSAAESSAKDGFIPGGGSSSSSAAAMPAFSSCLEVMPSGPAAGPGSRPAGGPQYSSCAQVTVSRRRPLERIVPIRIVQRAEAPAELVPASPRSRAWLEGILESMRQAGGDEAAALPPPAEEPSNRSLRLSEHCQALQAAAAGTQPGLLPGCRPAERSGSQALPAAGPPPAEEEDGAGPEQRREAGGRPERSEKLALYLAEVEKQDKYLRQKGRFRFHIIPDGNCLYRAVCKAVYGDQGLHSELREQTVHYIADHLDHFNPIIEGDVGEFLIGAAQDGAWAGYPELLAMGQMLNVNIHLTTGGRPESPTVSTMVHYLGPEDPTRPSIWLSWLSNGHYDAVLDRVCPNPEYEAWCRQTQVQRRRDEELAKSMAVSLSKMYIEQNACS; from the coding sequence ATGCAGCTCTACAGCTCCGTGATCACCCACTACCCAGCGGGCGGGACGGCCGCTGCAGCTGCCGCGGCCTCGCCGAGCGCCGCCGGTGTCTTCAAGGTCTCTCTGTCGCCGGGACCCCCTTCCGCGGAGGCACCGAGCACCGCCGACGCCGCGGGCCCGAGCTCCGCCGCCGAGAGCTCCGCCAAGGACGGCTTCATTCCCggagggggaagcagcagcagcagcgccgcCGCCATGCccgccttctcctcctgcctggaGGTGATGCCgagcggccccgccgcgggccccgGCAGCCGGCCGGCGGGCGGCCCGCAGTACAGCTCCTGCGCGCAGGTCACCGTCAGCCGGCGGCGACCGCTGGAGCGGATCGTGCCCATCCGCATCGTGCAGCGAGCCGAGGCGCCCGCCGAGCTGGTGCCGGCCTCGCCGCGCAGCCGCGCCTGGCTGGAGGGCATCCTGGAGAGCATGCGGCAGGCCGGGGGGGACGAGGCCGCCGccctgccgccgcccgccgAGGAGCCCAGCAACCGCAGCCTGCGCCTCAGCGAGCACTGCCAGGCGCTGcaggcggcggccgccggcacCCAGCCCGGGCTGCTCCCCGGCTGTCGCCCCGCGGAGAGGAGCGGCAGCcaggcgctgcccgccgccggccccccgcccgcggAGGAGGAGGACGGAGCGGGCCCCGAGCAGCGCcgggaggcgggcgggcggccggagCGCAGCGAGAAGCTGGCGCTGTACCTGGCCGAGGTGGAGAAGCAGGACAAGTACCTGCGGCAGAAGGGCCGGTTCCGCTTCCACATCATCCCCGACGGGAACTGCCTCTACCGCGCTGTCTGCAAGGCGGTGTACGGGGACCAGGGGCTGCACAGCGAGCTCCGCGAGCAGACTGTGCACTACATCGCCGACCACCTGGACCACTTCAACCCCATCATCGAGGGTGATGTGGGAGAGTTCCTCATCGGCGCCGCCCAGGACGGGGCCTGGGCCGGCTACCCGGAGCTGCTGGCCATGGGGCAGATGCTGAACGTGAACATCCACCTCACCACGGGCGGCCGGCCTGAGAGCCCCACCGTTTCCACCATGGTTCACTACCTGGGGCCCGAGGACCCCACAAGGCCCAGTATCTGGCTGAGCTGGCTTAGCAACGGGCACTATGATGCCGTGCTGGACCGCGTGTGCCCCAACCCCGAGTACGAGGCGTGGTGCAGACAGACTCAGGTACAGCGCAGACGCGATGAGGAGCTGGCTAAGTCCATGGCGGTGTCCTTGTCCAAGATGTACATCGAGCAGAATGCCTGCTCGTGA